GACACGATGCGTGGGCTGACGCGGCTGGTCGCCGAGACGGACTGGCGGTACGAATCGACAGCCCGGACGGCGGAACTCGTCACGGACGTCTCGCTGCCGGCCGGGCGTACGTTTGTCTTGGAGAAGCGGACGGCGGTGACCACCAGCCGCGACTTGGAGGCGGTCGAAGCGGAGCACCTGCTGACCGACGCAGGTGTCCGCGGCTACGACGAACTGCACGCGGAGCACATGGCCGTCTGGGAGCATCGCTGGCGAGCCTGTGACGTGGAGATTGACGGGGACGACGCTGCGCAACGGGCGATGCGTGTTTCCTTGTTCCACCTGCTCCGGGCCCACGTAGCCGGTGACAGCCGGGTGGCGATCGATGCCAAGGGTTATTCCGGAGAAGCTTACTGGGGGCGGTATTTCTGGGACACGGAGATGTTCCTGCTGCCCTTCTTCCTGTACACCGACCCGGCGCGGGCCCGTACGCTGGTGGATTTCCGCGTTCAGAGCCTGGAAGGTGCGCGGCGCAACGCGGCGAAATACGGCTATCCTGGGGCCCGGTACGGATGGGAATCGGACGCCGAAGGTGACGAATGCTGCCCCAACTGGCAGTACGCCGATCATGAGGTTCACGTGACTGCGGATGTGGCATACGGCCTGACTCACTACGCCCGCGCCACTGGCGACGAAGACTACCTCCGTGGACCAGCAGCGGAGGTACTGGTGGAGACGGCCCGGTACTGGCTGGCCCGGCTCGACCAGCGCGATGGGGACGAATACCTGAGCCTGCTGGGGGTGATGGGCCCGGACGAGTACACGCCGATCTCGAGCAACAACGCCTTCACCAACGCGATGGTCGGCGTGGCCCTGTTTCTCGCTTCCTGTTACGGGAGGTTTGGGGGAGCCACGGTCGAGGAATGCGAGGCGTTCGCGGCGGCTGCGGACGCCCTGCCCGAGCCGCGGTCCGAGGACGGCACGCTGGTGCTCCAGTGCGAGGAGTTCGAGGCCCTGGCCGAGCCCCGATTCGAGGAGTTGTGGAAGGACCGGAGCAGGAGCTTTGCCGCCCAGGTTTCGCAGGAGCGGCTGTACCGCAGCAGGTGCCTCAAGCAGGCCGACGTGCTCATGCTGATGATGCTCTTTCCGGACAACTACACGGCGCAGGAAGTTCGAACCGCCTGGGACTACTATCTGCCCTATACGACGCACGACTCATCGCTGTCGGCCGGCGTCCATGCCATCGTGGCGACCCGGCTGGGGCTGAAGGACGAGGCGTGGCGGTTCTGGCAGACGGGCCGGGGGATTGACCTGGATGTCGAGCGCGGCGGCGCGGCCGAAGGCATCCACATCGCCAACGCCGGGGCGATGTGGCAGATGGCCGTGTTCGGCTTCGCCGGAATGCAGACGGCCATGGGCACGCAGGTCGCGATTTCCCCGTTGACGTTGACCCCGCGGCTGCCGGATCAGTGGTCGCGGCTGGCGTTCCCGGTGGTATGGAAAGGCGTGCCGGTGCACGTGGAGATCACGCGGAAGGCGGTCGGGGTGCTGAACCTTGGAACGGGGCCACTGGTCGTCCGGGTGGGCGACCGGGACCGGAAGGTGGAGGCGGGCGAGCAGATCATCTGGGAGACGCCAACGTGATTCGCGGGGTGATTTTCGATCTCGATGGGGTACTTTTAACCACTGACGAACTCCACTACCAGGCGTGGAAGCAGATGGCAGACCAGGAGGGAATCTACTTCGACCGCACGATCAACCACCGGCTGCGCGGCGTCAGCCGCATGGAGAGCCTGGAGATCCTCCTCGAGCGAGCCAGCCGAGCGTATACTCCGGAGGAGAAGTCGGCCCTGGCCAGCTGTAAGAACCACCTGTACCGCGAGTTGCTCCAGACGCTGACCACGGCAGACGTTCTGCCGGGCGTTCAGGCTCTCCTGGCCGAGTTGCGCCGCCGGGGCATCCGGGTCGCGGTGGCTTCCTCCAGCAAGAACGCACCTCTGATCCTTTCGCGCGTCGGCCTGGAGGGTGCGTTCGACGCGGTGGCCAACGGGAACGACATCATTCACTCCAAGCCTCACCCGGAGGTCTTCCTGCTGGCTGCCCAGCGGCTGGGGCTGTTGCCGGGGGAGTGTCTGGTCGTCGAGGATGCGGCTGCAGGCATCGAGGCCGGGCGGCGCGCAGGCATGGCCGTGTTCGGCATCGGCACGCCCGAGACGCTGCCCAACGTGGAGCGGCTGGCGGCCAGTCTGGCGGACACCACGGCCGAGGGGCTGCTGGGCGCAGGATGACGAAGGGAGCATGCCGGTCGCCGGGCGCAACCCCCGGCGTCAGGGCGGCAGGCGGTCGCCGTGCGGGTGGCATCACGAGCGGAACGGCGAGGGCGATCGGCACAGTAAGGAGGGATCAACGCGGACCGCGAAAAGCGCCGATCCGCCTGAGGTAAGCCACGGAGTCGGCCACGTCTTTCAGGTGGGCGGCCTCGTCCCGTTCCACGCCCTTGATGCCCTCAAGCTCCATGGTGAACGGGCCGGCGAAGCCCCGGGCGGTCATCATCTGGAAGACCTCGGAGAAGTCGACCACGCCAAGCCCCAGCGCCGGGAAGGTCCAGTCCTGGTACTTGCCGGACGTGTCCTTGAGGTGTACGGAGGCGACGTCATCGATGACCTTGGCGAGTTCCTCGATGGCGGTTCGACCCTCGTTATAGAAGTAGATGTTGCCGGTATCGAAGTTGATGCGCACGTGCGGGTGATCGACTGCTTCCATCGTCTGGCAGGCGGCGTCCCCGTTGGTGATCAAGTCCGGGTGGGTCTCGAGCGCGATGGTGACGCCGTACTTCGCGGCCACATCACCGATGGCCCGGAGGTGCTTATAGATGACCGAGCGGTCGGTATCACCTGCCTTGGCACTGAGGAAGCACACTTTGGCCCCGAAGAACGCGCAGGCCTCGAGCTGGGGGCGCATGACCTCGACGGCGTCCGGGGCAGCCACGTTGCACAGAGCTTGAAGTGAAGAAGCGGCCAAGCCGCTGTCGGCCAGTCTCTTCTTGAGCGTGTCCCGGTCACCGGGGGCGGGTACGGGCATCTCCAGGTGACGGATCCCCAGCTCAGGGAGATGCGTCCAGGCCCGCTCCTGGTACTGGCCATAATTCGCGAGACGACACGCGATGAGGTTCGGCATATCAGAAGTCCCTGTCTGTCATGATCGCAGCATACGCTGCGTCCCAAGTACGCATAGTCTAACCGCTACGTTGGCAACATCTAGTATGGCGGCGTCCAGCGGAAACGGAACGGTCCGGGATTCAAGTCCGAACCGGGACCGGTCTGGGCTGAAGCTGCCCGCGACTCCGGCTGCAGTTGCGGCCGTACCCGCCCGGATGCCCCAGGCCCAGCCCTTTGGTCCTGGCCACGAGCCAGCCAGAGCGGAAGAAGTAGCCCAACGAATGACGACCGCGAACGAGCCGGGCCTGACTCGCGGCGGCCAGGAATGACGCCGGACCGTCAAAGGGGGCCAGGTACTGGTAACACGAATTAACGCTGTCTTGGTGGTGGCAGTCGACGCCAACGAGGCCGGGGAATCCAAACCTTCGGGCGAGTTGCTCGGCCTTCTGGTTGGGATAGGGGAGCAGGTTCTGAGCGTTGCTGATTTCGACCAGGTCCAGCAGATCGATGATGTCGTAGACAGCATCCCGCAGGCTGCAACCGAAGAGGATGTTGAACGGATGTGGGACAACAACGAGGCCGTGCTGGTCCTTGATGGCCTTGGCCGTCTGACGGGGCGACCTGCCCGGCTCCACAGCTTCGTGCAGGAACAGGCCGATGAGGTGTCCTTCGCTGGTGGAGATCTCCTGGCCAATGATGACCTTGAGGTCTGGATCGGCTTCCTCGGCCAAGGCTCGAGCCCCTTCCACGGTATCGTGGTCGGTTACCACCAGGCAGTCGATGCGGTACCGCCGCGCGGCCTCGATCAGGTGATCGACGGAGTTCTCGCTGTCGTCGGAGTAGTCCGTATGGACGTGGAACACTGTCTTAAGCGGTTTCAACCTCAACCCCTCCTGGCCGGTGCCATGCTGTTCAGGCATCAGTGGCCTGCGGCGACGGCTGTCCGGCACACAAACGAGTGAATTCTATGATCAAGGCCTTCCAGAAAACAAGCGCCCTCGCCCCGGACGGTGAAGGTCCAGGGCAGGGCCCGATAATGTCCAGGAACAGAGGGAACAAACGACGGGACCGGATAAGGGGGAGAGAGGCGTTGGGTAGCGGACGTGACAAGGCCGATCCTGTTTCGAGGGTTCCGGCTCCAGCGGGTTGCCTTGACCGGCTGGAGGTGAGAGGTCCAGGGATGCGGCCGAGTCGAATGCTGGCCGAGGGATGAGAGGCGGAGCCGTGGGTTGTCGGTCGTCAGTCGCCAATCGGGCGACGAGACTGACCCAACATGGACAGAGGATTACCGCCGGGTATTTCGGCTTTCAGCCTCACACGAGCCTGATCTGCACGATCTCGGCGGGTGCGTTGAGGCGGACGGGGAACCAGTTGCCGACGCCGGCACTGACGAAGAGTGCGGCCTGGTGGCGTCGATACTCACCCCAGATGTAGCGGAACAGGAGGCTTCCACCGCCAATGGGGTATTTGAAGCCGGGGGGCGTGAGCATGAGTTGCCCGCCGTGGGTGTGGCCAGCCAGGATCAGATCGGCCCCGTGATCGGCCAGTGCTTCGAAGGCATGCGGGTGGTGGGCGAGGGCGATCGTGAAAGTCTCGGGATCGCCTCCCTTCAGCGTCGCAACCGCCCGGGAGTTCAAGCCGGGATCGGAGAGGATGGGCTGCTCGTAGCGCGACCAGAACAGGCCGGCGACCCGTACGGTTTCGCCGCCGACCTTGATGCGAGTGTGCTCGTCGGACAGGAATCCCGGTTCGGTCTTACGCATGGCTTCGAGGAACTCCTTCCGCGAATCGAGCAAGTCATGGTTGCCGGCCACGATGAACCGTCCGTAGCGGTGCTTCAGGGCGGCAATGGCTTCCATGGTGGCGGGAAGGTATTCGATGTTATGGTCGAGGATATCGCCGGTGATGGCGACCATATCGCTGTTGAGGCGGTTGGCTGCCTCAACGACCGCGCTCAGGTGTTTCGGCCTGAAGATACGGCCCACGTGAATGTCGCTGATCTGGGTAATGGTGAAGCCGCGGAGGCGTTTGGGCAGACGAGGCAGTTGGATTGTCTGGTGACGGATCATGAAGCGGCCCTGTCCGCGCATTCCGGCCACGGAGGCACCTGCGGTGACGAGCAATGGGGTGGTGAAGGCGGCCTGCATCAGCAGGGCCCGGCGGCTCAGCGCCGCCTTCGACCGTTGCGCCGTGATCACCCGCGCGGGATGGTCGTCATGGGTTGTCGGCTTGGCCGGTTTGGCGTGTCCCGGCCAACGAAGGACGCCCAGAATCAGCCAAACGGCCACCGCCAGCGAGCCGAGCGCCATCAGGAGGATATGCCAGATCATGATCCACATGATGACGGGAACGGGCAGGGCATCCCACGCATGCCGGCCGCGGAAGGTGACGCCGAGCATGGGTGAGAGGGTGAGGAGTACGTAGAGAGCCCAGGTCCACCGTGTCCAGGTTTGGCGGCCGTCCGCGAGCCAACTATCGATCCACGACCACCAGAAGAGGCTGGGCAGAACCGCCAGGACGAGAACCAAGCCGAAGACCCCGTGGGCCGGGAAGGGGAACAGCCCCAGGCGAAGGCCGAGCAGGACCAGCGATACCAGGGCGATCCCGCCCAGGGCGGCCTTCTGCAGTGTCCGATGGCAAGCCGGCTTTGTCGGTTCCACGGGCGGATTATAGGAAGGGCAAGCCGATGAAGAAACTGAACCAGCGGGTGTCGTCCTCGTCGCTCTTGGCGACCGGGAACGCGACGTCGAACTCCATCGGGACGGTGCCGAAGATCTCCAGGGTCAGCCGGATGCCCGCACCGACCGAAGCCCGCCAGGAAGACACGCCGAAGTGCTCCTCGACCGTTCCCATATCCGAGAAGAACACGCCGCGCACGACCTTGGAGTAAAGGGGGAAGGAGTATTCCGCGCCGGTCAAGGTCATGAAATCGCCGCCGACCCGGTTGTTGCGGAGCCCGTCGCGGGGGCTGATGCCGCGGAAGTCGAAACCGCGGAACGATCCGATGCCGCCGGCGTAGAACCGCTCGAACACCGGTGCGTCGCCGACGATCTGTCCGGCTCGGGTGTAGGCGCTGACCACGCTCTTGCGGTCCTGATCGTCGACCGCGACGGTCCAGTACTGGGTGTATCCCGCCGTGGCCTTACCGAAGAAGTAGTCGCCGCCAAGGGCCCCCGCCTGCTCGTAACCGACGTTAAAGCGGTGCCCGGCTGAAGGATCGAAGCGGCTGTTGGTCGTGTCATGGAGCAGGGACAGCTTGGCGCTGGTGAGCATGCTGTCGCCTTCGACGTCCTGGATATCCTTGGCGGCGAAGGACTCGACGCTGCTGATGTTGATGTATTCGCTGCGCAGGGCGATTTCGCCGACCCAGTCCTTGAGCAGGCCCTGCTCGAAGGTCTTATCGAAGCTCACCATGCCGCCGATCCGCAGTTCGTCGTATCCATCGCGGCCGCGTTCGAACAGATAGACGCTGGTCCCGAAGCCGATCCGCTTGTCGAAGAGGTAGGGTTCGCGGAAGTCGATGCGGAAGCGGGTCAACTCGGTGCCCGGCTCGAGCTGAATACGGAAGGTCTGCCCGGCTCCGCGATACGCACGGCCCTTGATGAACTCCTCGAAGCTGCGCGGCGTGTCGAACAGATCGAAGTTGGTGTTTTCGAGGACGATGTTGCCCACGACGCCGCTGTCGCTACTGGCTCCGATGCCGGCGAGGAACTGGTTGGTTTTGGGGTTCTCTTTGACCGTCACGACGGCGTCGCGTACGCCTTCCTTCTTGTCCTGGGGCTCGATCGGCTCGATTGTGGCATCGCTGAACAGGCCGGTTTCCTTGAGCTTTCGCTGGGCCTTCTCCGTCTTGGTGGTGTCGTACAGCTCATCGGGATAGAAGCGAAGCTCGCGCCGGACGCATTTCTCCTGGGTGTGGGAGTTGCCGTTGACTTCGATCCAGCCGATGTGGAACTGCTCGCCCTCCTGCAGGTTCATGGTCAGGATCACCTGGCCGGGCTCGTCGGCGAAGACCCAGCTCGGCGCGACCACGCAGTAGATGTAGCCCTGGGCGCCATAGTGAGTTTGGATCTTCTTGACGTCCGCCTTGACCAGGCTGTCGACCAGGAATTCACCGACCTTGATCCGCATCAGGTCCATGATTTCCTCGGCCGTGAGGACTTCGTTGCCCCGGATCCGAATCTCCTTGATGGCGTAGTGGGCGCCTTCGCTGACCCGGAAGACCACCTCGAGTCTCTCGCGAGCCACGTCGGTGTACTGCTCGACGTAGCTGACCTCGGCGTCGAGGAAACCCCGGTCGCGGTAGTACTGCTGGACCTTGGCGGCGTCGCGGGTTGCCCGTTCCGCATCGAAGTCGCCGGTAACGAAAATCGGAAGGTACGCCTTGGTCTCGATTTCGTGCTTGAGTTCGCGGGCTCCGTAGGCCGTATTGCCCTCAAACCGGACCGCGCGGACCCGCACCCGCTGATTCTCGACAATGGTGTAGACGACCCGTCGCTCGGTCTTGAGCCGTTCCTCGTCGAATGTGACTTCGACGTAGGAGTAGCCCTTCTCCTTGTATAGCCGCTCGATGGCGTCCCGGCCCTGGCGGACATCGTACAAATCGAGCGGGTCGCCGGCGTTGAAGCTCAAGGCGGCGATCAGGTCCTTGGTCTTGAACTTCTTCGCCCCGACGAACTCGACTGAGGCAACCTCCGGCTTCTCGGTGACCTTGATCACCAGCTTGACCTGATCGTTAACCAGTTGGGTATCGGCCTGCACATCGAGGAAGCGTCCGGTCTTGAGGAGCCGGCTGACGTCACGCTGGGTCTGGTCCTGCGAATAGGCCTGCCCGACCTTGACGCGGATCTGGTTGCGGACGTAGGCCTCGTCGAGATTGATCAGGCCGACGATGGTGAGTTCGCCGATGAGCTTGCCGTCCAACGGTGACGACGACGCCGCGGGGGCGGGAGCCGCTGTCGGCGGGGCCTGCTGGGCCGAGACGCCCGCCCAAGCGACAAGGACAAACGACGCCGTCAACAGCCATTTCAGAAGTGTGATCCGCACCATGTCGGAGCATGATACGCCCCTTCGCCACCCTGTCAAAACCGACTGTTGAAATCTGAGCTCGGGGCTGTGAGTTGTTTGAGGCACCTGCGTGCCGTGGTGGAGATGCCGGCCAATCGATCCTTGCTTTCCGAGCCGGTTTGCGGCAATGTGAGGTCCATGTGTGGAATCGCCGGGATCATCGACTTTCGCGGACGGGCGGTGGACCGTCAGGTTCTGGACCACATGGAGACGGCCCTTTCGCACCGAGGACCGGATGACCACGGCCAATGGATCCACGAGTCCCCTGGATTCTCTGTCGGTCTGGCCCACACGCGTTTGGCGGTGATCGATCCGACCCCGGAAGGCCATCAGCCGATGGTGTCGCCGGACGGCCGCTGGGCGATCTGCTACAACGGAGAGCTGTACAACTTTCGAGAACTGCGCGAGCAGCTTTCCGGTCTTTTCCATACCACGTGCGATACCGAGGTTGCCCTGCGAGCCTGCATCACCTGGGGACCCGACGCTCTCCAGCGGTTTGATGCGATGTGGGCCATGGCGGTTGTCGACGTGGGCGAACGCCGGGGACATCTGTCGCGCGATCCATTCGGGATCAAGCCGCTGTACTATACCGTTCATGACGGGCAGCTGGTCTTCGCCAGCGAGTTGCGGGCCTTGCGCTGCCATCCCGGGCTGCCCGGCGAGATCGATCGGGAGGCCCTGATCGAGTACCTCAATCTGGGCTTCGTGCCCCATCCACGGACGCTGTACCGGGGCATCCACAGGCTTTCGCCCGGCCACCGGCTGTCTTTCACCGCCACCGGGGTCGGCAAGCCGGAGCGGTTCTACGCCTTGCCCATTCCCCCGAAGCGTCCGCTGCCCTATTCGGAGGCTTGTGAACGGATCCGGGTGACGATCGAGAACGCCGTCGATCAACAGTGCGTATCGGATGTGCCTCTGGGCGCTTTTCTCTCCGGCGGACTGGACTCGGCGGTGGTGGTGGCGGCGATGACTCGGGTTGGGCACCGGCCGGTGCGGACCTTCAGTATCGGCTACCCCGACCATCCGCGTTATGACGAAACCGAGCATGCCCGGCTGGTGGCCGCCCATTTCGGGGCCGAGCACCACGAGTTCCCGGTGACATTCGGCGACGTTCTGGCGGCCGTCGAACCGATGCTCGACCACCTCGGGGAGCCATTCGCGGACAGCTCGCTTCTTCCGACCTCTCTGGTGAGTCGCTACGCCCGCGAGCACGTGACTGTTGCCCTGAGCGGTGACGGCGGAGACGAGCTTTTCGGCGGGTATTGGCGATACCTCGGACACCACTACCTGGATCGGTACCGCCGCTGGCCGTCGCTGGTTCGCAAGGGTTTCATCGAACCTCTGCTGCGGCTGGCTCCGTCGGCGAGGACCACGCGCCGGCTGGACCGGCTGCGACAGGTTCGCAAGCTCGTCCGAGGGGACCGTGAGGATCCCATGGCCCGGCACATCGCCTGGGCACGATTCACCACCGATGCGGTGGCCGCGAGGCTATTCGGGCGCGACCGAGCCCGAGCCGGTTTCGACGACCTGGTCAAGCGGTACCGGGAAGAGGCCGCCGCTCTGCGTCCGGAGCCTATGCTTCTGCCGGGCCTGGAGGAAATCCTCCTGGCCGATCTGGCTGTAGGCCTGCCGGGGGACATGCTTCACAAGGTCGACACCGCGAGCATGTTCCACAGCCTTGAGGTTCGCGTGCCGCTCCTGGCGGCGGACGTGGTCCAGTATGCCACCTCTCTGCCCGTCGAGTATCGGATCCGAGGCACGACCACGAAGCAGATCCTGCGGGACGCCTTCAAGGACCTCCTGCCGGCCTCGGTCCTGATCCGCCGGAAGATGGGCTTTGAGGTGCCGGTGGGCGAGTTTCTGCGTAACGAACTCCGGACCCTGTTCAAGGACACCGTGACGCCTGCTGCCCTAGGGCGATACGGCCTTGACGCCCCCACCGCCGCCCGGTTGTACGAAGACCACGCCAGCCGGCGCGCGGATCACACGGAGTTGCTATGGGCGCTGCTGGTGCTGTGCTGGCGTCGGGGTTGACCGGAGGCGGATGTCAGTGGCGCTTCGCGAGAGGGCCCTACCGCCGGGGACCCCTGAGAACACCAGCGGCCGCGCCCGGGGGTCGGCTCCCGATTTGTGACAAAGCCGTTACATGAATGGGGGAACCCAAACTCGGCTTCGGCGTCATAATCTAGGGGACCGTGTGCAGCGAGCAGGTCCTGAGTTCCCGATGAATGACCGACCATGGATCGGCTTCACCGAGGGATGGCGGGCGGGCGCTCTGACATGGTCTGATGCACTCTTCCTTTACGAGGGTTGAACTCATGCGTCTGGATGTCCAAGGTCGATGGTGCCGTGGCCGGATGACGGCGGTGACAGGGTTGTTGTTCACGTCGATGAGCCTGACGGCCTGCCCTGTGGGGGCAGCTCCCGCAACGCAGCCCGTTCCACCGGATGACCGCCCGGCGGGGGCGACTCCCGAGAGGCCGATCCGGGAGCAGAGCATCTACATCCCCTACACGAAGCTGCGTGAGACCTTCGAGCGAGAGGGTCGAGGCGTCTTCCTGCCCTACGGCGAGTTCGAGAAGCTGTGGCGAGCGGCCCGGGAGAAGGATGGCCCATCGCCGGACGCGCGACCGCCGGTTCAGTTCCTGATCAACGAGGTCGACCACGAGGCTACGGTCGCCAGGGACGTGGTGCGGGTCAAAGCCCAGGTCAAGATCGAGCTCCTGGCCGAGGGATGGCACCATGTCCCGCTGGGTCTGGCGGACGCAGCGGCCACCCAGGCGACGATCGGCGAGCTGCCCGCCCGGATGCTGTTTGATTCCCAGAAGGGCTATGAGCTGCTTCTCGAGAAGCGGGGCAAGGCGGCGGAGTCGGTCACTCTCACTCTTGAATACGCCAAGGCTTACGAGAAGACTGCCGGCCGCAACCGCGTATCGTTCCAGCCTCCGCAGGCCCCGGTGAGCCGTTGGCGGATCAGGATTCCGGAGAGTGGTGTGAAGGTCAACCTCTCGCCGCTCATTGCGGCCACGCAGATTCCCGAGAGTGGCCCGGCCGGTTCCGCGGCTGAAGAGACGGTGGTCATGGCTTTCGTGGGGGCTGCCCCGACGGTGCAGATCGACTGGACTCCCAAGGCCGAGGGAGCCACCGGTCTGGCGAGCCTGGCCACCGTTCAGGCCGAGCAGCAAGTGCGGATCGAGGATGGCGTGGTCCGCACGCGCACCCAGTTGGCGTACGAGATCAGCCGGGCGGCCCTGTCGGAGTTGGTTGTGGAGGTGCCGGCCGATCAGCGGGTCATCAACGTTCTGGACGCCAATGTGCGGCAGTGGTCGGTCGTGGGACCAACCTCGACCGCCCCTTCACCCGCCGGTCCGGCAGCGACTTCCGCTCCGGCGGCGGAGGGGACCCGTCAGCAGATCGCGATTCAGCTCTTTGAGCCCGCTCGGGCCACGCAGAACATCGTGATCGAACTCGAGAAGTTCGTCAGCGAGAGCACGCAACGCAGACTGCGGGTACCGGTGGTGGCGGCCATCGGTGTCGGGCGACAACAGGGCGTGGTGGTGGTGGCCGCGGCCGAAGGCCTGCGTACCGAGGTGGTTGCTCACACCGGCCTGCTGCAGATGGATGCCGTCGAACTGCCCAAATCGCTGGCGAACTGGAAATGGCTGCTGTCGTATCGCTACGCCTCGCTGCCGTTTGACTTGACGCTCCAGGTTGAGAAGGTCCAGCCTCGTATCGTGCTGGATTCTCTGGTCGAGGCCACGCTGGAACCCGAGCAACTGACCCTCGACGTCCTGGCGGTTTACACTGTTGAGCGGGCCGGGGTTTTCCGGCTCGAGTTTGACGTTCCGGCGGGATTCGAGGTCCGCAAGGTGGCGGGGCGAGCGATTGCCGACGCTCAGCCGGCGCAGGTGGATACCCACTACGCGGACGGCTCTGAGAAGACCCACCTGGTGGTCAATCTGGCGAGCAAGGCGCTGGGCCGTGTGGCTCTGGTGGTCAGGCTGCAACGTCGTCTCACGGAACCGGACCTGCTCAGCCCGACGGGCCGCAGCGTCAGCCTGCCAATGATCATTCCTCGAGCGTCCAAGAACACGGTCGAGCGGGCCGCCGGGCGGCTGGTCATCTACGCGGCGGAGAGCCTCCGGGTGAACCCAGGGCAGACGAAAGGTCTCCGCAGCGTCTCATTCAACGAGGCATTCGAGGGCCTGGCCTCGTCGAAGGAGCAGCCCTCACCGGCGATCCGGCCCGTGTTGGCGTTCGCTTACGCCCAGGAAGACGTGGACCTCACCCTGGCCGCCGAGCGGCGTAAGCCGCAGGTCACCGCTCGGCAGCTTTTGCTCGCCCAGATCGAGGCCGGAGTGATCAAATACTCGGCCACCTTCACCTATGAGATCCTGTACAGCGGCGTCTCGAGTGTGCGGATCGACCTGCCTGCGGATCTGGCGGCGGACATTCGCAACAGTACGCCGGGCATTCGGGAGAAGGTGATTGATCCGCCGCCCAAGGATCTGGCGGCGAGCGATGTGGCCTGGAGCTTCGCGGGCGAAACGGAGCTGACCGGCACCGTTCAGGTACGTCTGAACTGGGAGAAGCGAATTGAGGAGCTGCCGGTGGGCAAGGCCATCGAAATGTCCCTGCCGCATCTCAAGCCTCGGCTGGTGGATCGGGCATGGGGACAAATCGTCTGGACGAAGGTCGAGACCTTGGACGTGCACGAATCCGGCGAGCCGAAGGGGGTCCGACCGATCGACCCGCAGCATGATCTGATGCCCGGCGCTTCGGTGGCCGGCGCGGCACGGGCCTTCGAGTTCCACGACAACTGGGATCTGCGGGTCGCGGTGACCCGCTACAAGCTGGAGGAGGTGAAGCGAACCAGTATCGAGCGCGCGGTGCTGCAGATGGTCGCCACGCGGGACAACTCGC
This DNA window, taken from Phycisphaerae bacterium, encodes the following:
- the bamA gene encoding outer membrane protein assembly factor BamA — its product is MVRITLLKWLLTASFVLVAWAGVSAQQAPPTAAPAPAASSSPLDGKLIGELTIVGLINLDEAYVRNQIRVKVGQAYSQDQTQRDVSRLLKTGRFLDVQADTQLVNDQVKLVIKVTEKPEVASVEFVGAKKFKTKDLIAALSFNAGDPLDLYDVRQGRDAIERLYKEKGYSYVEVTFDEERLKTERRVVYTIVENQRVRVRAVRFEGNTAYGARELKHEIETKAYLPIFVTGDFDAERATRDAAKVQQYYRDRGFLDAEVSYVEQYTDVARERLEVVFRVSEGAHYAIKEIRIRGNEVLTAEEIMDLMRIKVGEFLVDSLVKADVKKIQTHYGAQGYIYCVVAPSWVFADEPGQVILTMNLQEGEQFHIGWIEVNGNSHTQEKCVRRELRFYPDELYDTTKTEKAQRKLKETGLFSDATIEPIEPQDKKEGVRDAVVTVKENPKTNQFLAGIGASSDSGVVGNIVLENTNFDLFDTPRSFEEFIKGRAYRGAGQTFRIQLEPGTELTRFRIDFREPYLFDKRIGFGTSVYLFERGRDGYDELRIGGMVSFDKTFEQGLLKDWVGEIALRSEYINISSVESFAAKDIQDVEGDSMLTSAKLSLLHDTTNSRFDPSAGHRFNVGYEQAGALGGDYFFGKATAGYTQYWTVAVDDQDRKSVVSAYTRAGQIVGDAPVFERFYAGGIGSFRGFDFRGISPRDGLRNNRVGGDFMTLTGAEYSFPLYSKVVRGVFFSDMGTVEEHFGVSSWRASVGAGIRLTLEIFGTVPMEFDVAFPVAKSDEDDTRWFSFFIGLPFL
- the asnB gene encoding asparagine synthase (glutamine-hydrolyzing), giving the protein MCGIAGIIDFRGRAVDRQVLDHMETALSHRGPDDHGQWIHESPGFSVGLAHTRLAVIDPTPEGHQPMVSPDGRWAICYNGELYNFRELREQLSGLFHTTCDTEVALRACITWGPDALQRFDAMWAMAVVDVGERRGHLSRDPFGIKPLYYTVHDGQLVFASELRALRCHPGLPGEIDREALIEYLNLGFVPHPRTLYRGIHRLSPGHRLSFTATGVGKPERFYALPIPPKRPLPYSEACERIRVTIENAVDQQCVSDVPLGAFLSGGLDSAVVVAAMTRVGHRPVRTFSIGYPDHPRYDETEHARLVAAHFGAEHHEFPVTFGDVLAAVEPMLDHLGEPFADSSLLPTSLVSRYAREHVTVALSGDGGDELFGGYWRYLGHHYLDRYRRWPSLVRKGFIEPLLRLAPSARTTRRLDRLRQVRKLVRGDREDPMARHIAWARFTTDAVAARLFGRDRARAGFDDLVKRYREEAAALRPEPMLLPGLEEILLADLAVGLPGDMLHKVDTASMFHSLEVRVPLLAADVVQYATSLPVEYRIRGTTTKQILRDAFKDLLPASVLIRRKMGFEVPVGEFLRNELRTLFKDTVTPAALGRYGLDAPTAARLYEDHASRRADHTELLWALLVLCWRRG